Proteins encoded by one window of Vitis riparia cultivar Riparia Gloire de Montpellier isolate 1030 chromosome 11, EGFV_Vit.rip_1.0, whole genome shotgun sequence:
- the LOC117925112 gene encoding calmodulin-binding protein 60 E, which translates to MEGSRSRRVEKRGYEQSVEDQDDLPGSKKPKLPALASVIVEALKVDSLQRLCSSLEPLFRRIVSEEVERALTRLGHAKLVGRSSPPRIQAPGGKNLQLHFKTRMPPHLFTGGKVEGEQGASILVVLLDADTSSVVQTGPESAAKLNVVVLEGDFNEESDDDWTKEHFESHEVKEREGKRPLLTGDLQVTLKEGIGTLGDLTFTDNSSWIRSRKFRLGVKIAPGYCEDVHIREAKTEAFAVKDHRGELYKKHYPPALHDEVWRLDRIAKDGALHKKLVKAAIVTVEDFLRFLVRDPQKLRNILGSGMSNRMWENTVEHAKTCVLGGKVYVYFTDETHSTGAVFNNIYELRGLIADEEFLPLESLTHNQKISTDSLVKRAYENWSQVVEYDGKVLNSLIDSKKVTRSSSTPIVDHGHVRDHYIRTAPHSQNHIPSDPSPQCQHENNHPSARQLIEYPFVRSDPTMEMALTTPQAALSSSMDYMSAGTSARGNPYLSGDCSRSRNGQGLEDYFSEEIRLRSSEMLENDEMQRMLKTFNMGVDAGMGPAFGHSDDACYSYSIPYERQMDQTFGQMDQAFGQVHGRGTGKAVVGWLKLRAALRWGIFIRKKAAERRAQLVELD; encoded by the exons TGTAATTGTGGAAGCTTTGAAGGTGGATAGTTTGCAACGACTTTGCTCTTCTTTGGAGCCTCTTTTCCGCAGAATT GTCAGTGAAGAGGTGGAGCGCgctttgacaagattaggtcATGCTAAACTTGTTGGAAG gtcttcaccaccaagaatacAAGCCCCAGGAGGAAAGAATCTGCAACTTCATTTCAAAACAAGGATGCCACCTCACTTATTTACTGGTGGCAAGGTTGAGGGGGAGCAAGGAGCTTCTATCCTTGTTGTTTTGCTTGATGCGGACACCAGCAGTGTTGTTCAAACTGGACCAGAATCAGCAGCCAAACTGAATGTTGTGGTGCTGGAAGGTGATTTCAATGAAGAATCTGATGATGATTGGACCAAAGAGCATTTTGAAAGTCATGAAGTGAAGGAGCGTGAGGGGAAAAGACCGCTTCTGACTGGGGATCTACAGGTGACCCTCAAGGAAGGGATAGGAACTCTGGGAGATCTTACTTTTACAGACAATTCAAGCTGGATAAGGAGCAGAAAGTTTCGCCTTGGGGTGAAAATTGCACCTGGATACTGTGAGGATGTTCATATTCGTGAGGCTAAAACAGAGGCTTTTGCAGTTAAAGATCATAGGGGAGAAT TATACAAGAAACATTACCCACCTGCATTACATGACGAAGTTTGGAGATTGGATAGAATTGCCAAGGATGGAGCACTCCACAAAAAATTGGTGAAGGCTGCAATTGTGACTGTTGAAGATTTCCTCCGTTTTCTTGTCAGAGATCCACAGAAATTAAGAAAT ATCCTTGGGAGTGGAATGTCCAATAGGATGTGGGAGAATACAGTGGAGCATGCCAAGACATGTGTATTGGGTGGGAAGGTCTATGTTTACTTCACTGATGAAACTCATAGCACTGGTGCTGTCTTCAACAATATTTATGAGCTTAGGGGTCTCATTGCTGATGAGGAGTTCCTCCCTCTGGAGTCGCTTACCCACAATCAAAAG ATTTCAACAGATTCCCTGGTGAAGAGAGCATATGAGAATTGGAGTCAAGTTGTTGAATATGATGGCAAAGTCCTAAATTCTCTAATCGACAGTAAGAAGGTAACAAGATCCTCATCTACACCTATAGTTGATCACGGCCATGTCAGGGATCACTATATTAGAACTGCACCACACAGCCAGAACCATATCCCTTCTGACCCAAGCCCACAATGCCAACATGAAAATAACCACCCATCGGCCAGGCAACTGATCGAATACCCATTTGTGAGGTCTGATCCGACAATGGAGATGGCATTGACAACTCCACAAGCAGCATTATCTAGCAGCATGGATTACATGTCAGCAGGAACTTCTGCAAGGGGGAATCCATATCTTTCAGGAGACTGCTCTCGGTCAAGGAATGGACAGGGATTAGAAGACTATTTCTCTGAGGAAATCCGGCTGAGGAGTTCGGAGATGTTAGAAAATGATGAGATGCAGAGAATGCTAAAAACATTCAATATGGGTGTTGATGCTGGGATGGGGCCTGCCTTTGGTCATTCTGATGATGCTTGTTATTCCTACAGTATTCCATATGAGCGTCAGATGGATCAAACATTTGGTCAGATGGATCAAGCATTTGGTCAGGTGCATGGCCGGGGAACAGGAAAGGCTGTTGTGGGATGGCTTAAGTTGAGAGCTGCCTTGAGATGGGGAATATTCATAAGGAAGAAAGCAGCAGAGAGGAGAGCTCAGCTTGTTGAGCTAGACTGA